Proteins from one Sarcophilus harrisii chromosome 2, mSarHar1.11, whole genome shotgun sequence genomic window:
- the AKTIP gene encoding AKT-interacting protein isoform X2, which produces MNPFWSMSTGSARKRSDGEEKTVTGDLKISPPRTAPKKQLPSIPKNALPITKPTSPAPSAQSTNGTHASYGPFYLEYSLLAEFTLVVKQKLPGVYVQPSYRSALMWFGVIFIRHGLYQDGVFKFTVYIPDNYPDGDCPRLVFDIPVFHPLVDPISGELDVKRAFAKWRRNHNHIWQVLMYARRIFYKIDTTTPLNPEAAVLYEKDIQLFKSKVVDSVQLCTTHLFDQPKIEDPYAISFSPWNPSVHDDAREKMLTQKKKPEEQHSKNLHVAGLSWVKPGSVQPFSKEEKTVTT; this is translated from the exons ATGAACCCTTTCTGGAGCATGTCTACAGGTTCTGCACGCAAG CGATCTGATGGTGAAGAGAAGACAGTGACTGGGGACCTGAAAATTAGTCCGCCACGAACTGCTCCAAAGAAACAGCTGCCTTCTATTCCTAAAAATGCTCTGCCGATAACTAAGCCTACATCTCCTGCCCCTTCAGCACAGTCAACAAATGGCACACATGCCTCTTATGGACCATTCTACTTGGAATATTCCCTTCTTGCTGAATT CACCTTGGTTGTGAAGCAGAAGTTACCTGGTGTGTATGTGCAGCCATCTTACCGCTCTGCATTAA tGTGGTTTGGAGTAATATTCATACGGCATGGACTTTATCAAGATGGAGTATTTAAGTTTACAGTTTATATCCCAGATAACTACCCAGATGGTGATTGTCCA cGCTTAGTATTTGATATCCCCGTCTTCCACCCGCTAGTTGATCCTATCTCAGGTGAATTGGATGTGAAGAGAGCATTTGCAAAATGGAG GAGAAACCATAATCACATTTGGCAAGTACTGATGTATGCACGACGAATTTTCTACAAGATTGATACAACTACCCCTTTGAACCCTGAGGCTGCAGTATT GTATGAAAAGGATATTCagctttttaaaagtaaagtGGTTGACAGTGTCCAACTATGCACTACTCATTTGTTCGATCAGCCTAAAATAGAAGATCCCTATGCAATTAG tttttCTCCATGGAATCCCTCTGTACATGATGATGCTAGAGAGAAGATGCTGACTCAGAAA AAGAAGCCAGAAGAACAGCATAGTAAAAATCTCCATGTCGCTGGCCTGTCGTGGGTAAAGCCTGGCTCAGTGCAACCTTTCAGTAAAGAGGAGAAAACAGTAACAACTTAA
- the AKTIP gene encoding AKT-interacting protein isoform X3 — MNPFWSMSTGSARKRSDGEEKTVTGDLKISPPRTAPKKQLPSIPKNALPITKPTSPAPSAQSTNGTHASYGPFYLEYSLLAEFTLVVKQKLPGVYVQPSYRSALMWFGVIFIRHGLYQDGVFKFTVYIPDNYPDGDCPRLVFDIPVFHPLVDPISGELDVKRAFAKWRRNHNHIWQVLMYARRIFYKIDTTTPLNPEAAVLYEKDIQLFKSKVVDSVQLCTTHLFDQPKIEDPYAISFSPWNPSVHDDAREKMLTQKKPEEQHSKNLHVAGLSWVKPGSVQPFSKEEKTVTT, encoded by the exons ATGAACCCTTTCTGGAGCATGTCTACAGGTTCTGCACGCAAG CGATCTGATGGTGAAGAGAAGACAGTGACTGGGGACCTGAAAATTAGTCCGCCACGAACTGCTCCAAAGAAACAGCTGCCTTCTATTCCTAAAAATGCTCTGCCGATAACTAAGCCTACATCTCCTGCCCCTTCAGCACAGTCAACAAATGGCACACATGCCTCTTATGGACCATTCTACTTGGAATATTCCCTTCTTGCTGAATT CACCTTGGTTGTGAAGCAGAAGTTACCTGGTGTGTATGTGCAGCCATCTTACCGCTCTGCATTAA tGTGGTTTGGAGTAATATTCATACGGCATGGACTTTATCAAGATGGAGTATTTAAGTTTACAGTTTATATCCCAGATAACTACCCAGATGGTGATTGTCCA cGCTTAGTATTTGATATCCCCGTCTTCCACCCGCTAGTTGATCCTATCTCAGGTGAATTGGATGTGAAGAGAGCATTTGCAAAATGGAG GAGAAACCATAATCACATTTGGCAAGTACTGATGTATGCACGACGAATTTTCTACAAGATTGATACAACTACCCCTTTGAACCCTGAGGCTGCAGTATT GTATGAAAAGGATATTCagctttttaaaagtaaagtGGTTGACAGTGTCCAACTATGCACTACTCATTTGTTCGATCAGCCTAAAATAGAAGATCCCTATGCAATTAG tttttCTCCATGGAATCCCTCTGTACATGATGATGCTAGAGAGAAGATGCTGACTCAGAAA AAGCCAGAAGAACAGCATAGTAAAAATCTCCATGTCGCTGGCCTGTCGTGGGTAAAGCCTGGCTCAGTGCAACCTTTCAGTAAAGAGGAGAAAACAGTAACAACTTAA
- the AKTIP gene encoding AKT-interacting protein isoform X1 has protein sequence MNPFWSMSTGSARKRSDGEEKTVTGDLKISPPRTAPKKQLPSIPKNALPITKPTSPAPSAQSTNGTHASYGPFYLEYSLLAEFTLVVKQKLPGVYVQPSYRSALMWFGVIFIRHGLYQDGVFKFTVYIPDNYPDGDCPRLVFDIPVFHPLVDPISGELDVKRAFAKWRLVFSFLLIEYCMKEPWRLKSSHFSFRRNHNHIWQVLMYARRIFYKIDTTTPLNPEAAVLYEKDIQLFKSKVVDSVQLCTTHLFDQPKIEDPYAISFSPWNPSVHDDAREKMLTQKKKPEEQHSKNLHVAGLSWVKPGSVQPFSKEEKTVTT, from the exons ATGAACCCTTTCTGGAGCATGTCTACAGGTTCTGCACGCAAG CGATCTGATGGTGAAGAGAAGACAGTGACTGGGGACCTGAAAATTAGTCCGCCACGAACTGCTCCAAAGAAACAGCTGCCTTCTATTCCTAAAAATGCTCTGCCGATAACTAAGCCTACATCTCCTGCCCCTTCAGCACAGTCAACAAATGGCACACATGCCTCTTATGGACCATTCTACTTGGAATATTCCCTTCTTGCTGAATT CACCTTGGTTGTGAAGCAGAAGTTACCTGGTGTGTATGTGCAGCCATCTTACCGCTCTGCATTAA tGTGGTTTGGAGTAATATTCATACGGCATGGACTTTATCAAGATGGAGTATTTAAGTTTACAGTTTATATCCCAGATAACTACCCAGATGGTGATTGTCCA cGCTTAGTATTTGATATCCCCGTCTTCCACCCGCTAGTTGATCCTATCTCAGGTGAATTGGATGTGAAGAGAGCATTTGCAAAATGGAGGttggtattttctttcttattgataGAATATTGCATGAAGGAGCCTTGGCGCCTTAaatcttcccatttctcttttagGAGAAACCATAATCACATTTGGCAAGTACTGATGTATGCACGACGAATTTTCTACAAGATTGATACAACTACCCCTTTGAACCCTGAGGCTGCAGTATT GTATGAAAAGGATATTCagctttttaaaagtaaagtGGTTGACAGTGTCCAACTATGCACTACTCATTTGTTCGATCAGCCTAAAATAGAAGATCCCTATGCAATTAG tttttCTCCATGGAATCCCTCTGTACATGATGATGCTAGAGAGAAGATGCTGACTCAGAAA AAGAAGCCAGAAGAACAGCATAGTAAAAATCTCCATGTCGCTGGCCTGTCGTGGGTAAAGCCTGGCTCAGTGCAACCTTTCAGTAAAGAGGAGAAAACAGTAACAACTTAA